In Haliotis asinina isolate JCU_RB_2024 chromosome 15, JCU_Hal_asi_v2, whole genome shotgun sequence, one DNA window encodes the following:
- the LOC137266118 gene encoding serine-rich adhesin for platelets-like, producing the protein MTCRDGHEVKDVNSQHDKPVINSMSTGQPTKVSPVASVIQEHVFYIMIACGTSKCKYNRPLSTTDVHQEEAMAAAVDIAIITMMTVTSASTLPTSMTTWTLYTDKRTWNEAQYLCEALGSELLFLKDAAMEQRADQLAQQAPWKTHLGFLKSHYIGLYNKVEAVPGIYSWLDCEVAGTITANWASGLEPVLPTTQLCLRWFPNGGFSTADCKAENQYVCEKVGGICNYEMVPDSRGVDVAPYEAGALSVSECQGLCDVAVEGTAECWGFTSSPTKCDLHFASDSTHFDESSNIAASTGEDLYKKACFANVVNHTSFPASDLVSVKPFTSCPGSAGTGNTSVYTLFSTNMTWPEARAICASNSQQLVVLRTTEDALRLHKLFGSHSLSFWIGLSGSSSSGFTWVDGSGITWHYFQPGYPPVGTETVCVTAVPINNNNTWITNNCQHKQPFVCQKPNVRCAYLILDRAKGLDYTNKGNLDQAECEGECQTTADCVGYSHYKGLFSKKCYLHTSQDPQHLFNPTNYETGQSSWKLYRWSCDFGLYFGEATVVQPVQGLNVSNLQSSSSMSVEITSADPGSSNVLTQSVLEESSLIDDTVVSFEVSESVFVTDGPSILSTESAFLTDEPSPLPTESVWGTEDPSIVPTESVFVTDVTSFETSVSAESVFLTDEPSPATPSPSSSFAEGIVSIPSIFSTSSVFQESSHIGTGDASLSSAHPTSTYNEILLEPSSPSVKYSTYLGSGVLVDLSSTVTDHPMVSSTEPTQDTTATNSYLENTFYNSLSSGHILLPSETTMSLFSASLQGAVATTDAKLCPCQCKLVLNDKDTSKIVQEIKEKLHLESDLLSKQIRKRTSAPDERPSSQGIGYVAITFLSFVGILLLLADSATLTLHIHMLVANLCKK; encoded by the exons GAGGAAGCTATGGCGGCTGCTGTCGACATTGCGATAATTACCATGATGACAG TGACCTCAGCGTCGACTCTGCCAACGTCGATGACGACATGGACGTTGTACACAGACAAGAGAACTTGGAATGAAGCACAGTACCTCTGCGAAGCACTGGGATCTGAACTGTTATTCCTGAAAGACGCAGCTATGGAGCAACGCGCTGATCAGTTAGCACAGCAGGCACCGTGGAAAACGCATCTTGGCTT CCTGAAGTCCCACTATATTGGACTATACAACAAGGTCGAGGCTGTCCCGGGCATCTACTCGTGGTTGGACTGCGAAGTGGCGGGCACCATTACTGCCAACTGGGCCAGTGGTCTGGAACCAGTCTTGCCGACAACACAATTGTGCCTCAGGTGGTTCCCAAATGGCGGGTTCTCTACCGCCGATTGCAAGGCTGAAAATCAGTATGTCTGCGAAAAGGTTGGAG GCATATGTAATTATGAGATGGTCCCTGACAGTCGTGGCGTGGACGTCGCCCCCTATGAAGCAGGTGCTCTCTCTGTGAGTGAGTGCCAAGGTCTGTGTGACGTTGCTGTAGAGGGAACCGCTGAGTGCTGGGGCTTCACCTCGTCACCAACAAAATGTGATCTACACTTCGCTTCAGACTCAACTCACTTCGACGAATCGAGTAATATAGCTGCCTCAACCGGAGAGGACCTCTACAAAAAGGCGTGTTTTGCAA ATGTGGTCAATCACACCAGTTTTCCGGCGTCCGACCTCGTCTCGGTCAAACCTTTCACGTCATGTCCGGGCTCAGCTGGAACTGGGAATACATCGG TGTATACCTTATTTTCTACGAACATGACGTGGCCTGAGGCCAGGGCGATCTGTGCCAGCAACAGTCAGCAACTCGTTGTCCTCCGGACAACAGAAGACGCCCTGAGGCTTCACAAACTATTTGGATCTCACAG CTTGTCTTTCTGGATTGGCCTAAGTGGATCTTCATCGAGCGGATTTACTTGGGTCGATGGTTCAGGAATCACCTGGCATTACTTCCAGCCTGGATATCCACCCGTCGGCACAGAGACAGTGTGTGTGACAGCTGTCCctattaacaataacaacacgTGGATTACCAACAACTGCCAACACAAGCAACCATTTGTGTGCCAGAAGCCGAACG TAAGGTGTGCATACTTAATACTGGACAGGGCGAAAGGTCTGGATTACACAAACAAGGGCAATCTTGACCAAGCTGAGTGTGAAGGAGAATGCCAGACCACCGCTGACTGTGTTGGCTACTCTCATTACAAGGGGCTCTTTAGCAAGAAGTGCTATCTTCACACAAGTCAAGATCCGCAACATCTGTTCAATCCAACTAACTACGAAACTGGGCAATCCAGCTGGAAACTGTACCGATGGTCATGCGACTTTG GTTTATATTTTGGCGAAGCCACTGTTGTGCAGCCAGTTCAAG GTTTAAATGTATCGAATCTGCAAAGCTCTTCCAGTATGTCTGTGGAGATTACGTCGGCTGACCCTGGATCATCTAATGTGTTAACACAGTCAGTGTTGGAGGAGTCATCTCTTATAGATGACACtgttgtctcatttgaagtatctgaatctgtgtttgtgacagacGGACCTTCAATACTATCAACTGAATCTGCGTTTCTAACAGACGAACCATCACCTTTGCCAACTGAATCTGTTTGGGGTACAGAAGACCCCTCAATTGTACCAACTGAGTCTGTGTTCGTGACAGACGTAacttcatttgaaacatctgtATCTGC TGAATCTGTGTTTCTTACAGACGAACCTTCACCAGCAACACCATCTCCATCTTCTTCCTTTGCAGAAGGCATTGTCAGTATTCCAAGTATATTCTCTACCTCGTCCGTATTTCAAGAATCGTCACATATTGGAACAGGAGATGCATCTCTGTCATCAGCGCATCCGACGTCAACTTACAATGAAATTCTCCTGGAACCATCAAGTCCTAGTGTAAAATATAGCACGTATCTAGGTTCAGGCGTATTGGTTGATTTATCTTCAACAGTCACAGATCATCCTATGGTCTCCTCAACTGAGCCTACACAAGACACAACAGCGACAAATTCTTACCTTGAGAACACTTTCTATAACAGCCTCTCATCGGGACATATTTTACTACCTTCTGAAACCACAAtgtcattattttcagcttcTCTGCAAGGAGCAGTGGCAACGACAGATGCGAAACTATGTCCGTGCCAGTGTAAGCTGGTATTGAATGACAAAGACACAAGCAAGATTGTCCAAGAAATCAAAGAAAAACTTCATTTGGAGTCGGACCTACTTTCCAAACAGATTCGAAAAAGGACGAGTGCCCCAGATGAACGTCCCAGTTCTCAAGGCATTGGTTATGTGGCCATAACGTTCCTGTCTTTCGTGGGCATCTTACTGCTTCTCGCCGACTCGGCTACCTTGACCCTACATATACACATGTTGGTAGCCAACCTGTGCAAGAAATGA